A portion of the Juglans microcarpa x Juglans regia isolate MS1-56 chromosome 1D, Jm3101_v1.0, whole genome shotgun sequence genome contains these proteins:
- the LOC121257340 gene encoding serine/threonine-protein kinase TIO has protein sequence MGIENYHVIELVGEGSFGKVYKGRRKYTGQTVAMKFIMKHGKSEKDIHNLRQEIEILRKLKHENIIEMLDSFESAQEFCVVTEFAQGELFEILEDDKCLPEEQVQAIAKQLVRALHYLHSNRIIHRDMKPQNILIGAGSVVKLCDFGFARAMSTNTVVLRSIKGTPLYMAPELVREQPYNHSADLWSLGVILYELFVGQPPFYTNSVYALIRHIVKDPVKYPDNMSLNFKSFLKGLLNKVPQNRLTWPALLEHPFVKETSDEEDAREMRAATAAARGCDAAWRGEAHNVQTSPSLNVSTPGSKNNSAAAFESDNGPNLQSDAQLSSPNTETCNPSPHEEFSGFPSPNDVKQSGCQTLDRLENNSRTVKGAQIIGQDNEALAHVLLPLKRWSGGSKNSCRDQDAISSNQSLRVLSNLVAAGAIHSNGLSDDIIRELLVFTGIAVSLKSSEYNDLMAKSFSIIKMLLDNYGTGIASSYFRHWVALSEIFSQVAGCSEDSCGRVLYESSACITVMLLRVAQGLKASHSTSVPEVVSALDETLKRILDHAKTSGLVDHLCLCLLNSGSSLISGSSNMLRAACEACRAIWSLIDALETLATKEKPLLFPLHALRSHSLVRLDTREHDGSPLLGTESAKIVDVVTRAFVTSKAVQVAIYYCLHQRLEASLSAGIQLLARCCLYSGLVPGVLCGLPTSLPATSVVSGGGDGTIVSEIFSILSFCISSLNKDLQTGETINLKCKLTNPAALVLHSCLILATVAQCLKSTGRNSALFMLTTSPKKQLSRFSVLAHHFSSEDRVNTSFKPHSASAMLALASILSLEAGASVESSVSEIAVPLIPRTTTLCDHLKISSANETEVDSSHPNGALSYWHGLRDGCVGLLESRLKWGGPLAVQQLCASGIPLLLVDLLANNHSNATQGIDSIKDRVGLSPIGVVWIVSSICHCISGGALTFRQILVRSEHIKLISDLISDVHLKLVKCWGGPGGGKDGLRDIINAVVDLLAFPFVAVQNGPGLPSATASVNSGFLLNMGSPGGKICMEDKDMVKAIEEDLAKYIKILLEVGVPILILRCLEHVESKDLGKPVAFLAKMIGHRPLAVQLVGNGLLDPNRMRMLLDRSCPREVTLDVLMIISDLARMDKGFYEFINRASVLESLKDFLTHEDPNVRAKACSALGNMCRHSSYFYNSLARHQIIRLLIDRCDDPDKRTRKFACFAIGNAAYHNDTLYEELKRSIPQLANLLLAAEEDKTKANAAGALSNLVRNSNRLCEDVISKGAMQALLKLVADCSVVALNPSRKDAVNESPLKIALFSLAKMCSHHPCRQFLCSSELFPVIGKLRQSPESTIAQYASVIISKVSDA, from the exons ATGGGCATCGAGAACTACCATGTAATCGAGCTTGTTGGGGAAGGTTCGTTTGGGAAGGTCTACAAGGGGAGGCGCAAGTACACAGGACAG ACCGTCGCGATGAAGTTCATTATGAAGCATGGGAAAAGTGAGAAGGATATTCACAATTTAAGACAAGAAATTGAG ATTTTAAGAAAGTTGAAGCATGAAAATATCATTGAAATGCTCGACTCATTTGAAAGCGCACAAGAGTTTTGTGTTGTCACGGAATTTGCTCAA GGTGAACTGTTTGAGATTCTGGAGGATGATAAGTGCCTTCCAGAAGAACAAGTtcaagcaattgcaaagcaatTG GTGAGGGCACTTCACTACTTGCATTCAAACCGTATTATCCATCGGGACATGAAGccacaaaatattctcattggTGCTGGGTCCGTGGTTAAG CtttgtgattttggttttgCACGTGCAATGTCCACAAATACTGTTGTTTTACGATCCATAAAAG GCACTCCACTGTACATGGCTCCGGAATTGGTACGGGAACAACCATACAACCACTCGGCTGATTTATGGTCGCTTGGAGTTATATT GTATGAGTTATTTGTTGGCCAACCTCCATTTTACACAAATTCTGTATATGCACTTATCCGGCACATTGTTAAG GATCCGGTTAAATATCCTGACAACATGAGTCTAAATTTCAAAAGCTTTTTGAAGGGTTTGCTTAATAAG GTACCACAAAATCGACTAACTTGGCCCGCTCTCCTTGAACATCCATTTGTTAAAGAAACTTCAGACGAAGAGGATGCTAgg GAAATGCGTGCAGCAACTGCTGCAGCCAGGGGATGTGATGCAGCATGGAGGGGTGAAGCTCACAATGTTCAAACATCACCGAGTTTAAATGTTTCCACTCCAGGGA GTAAAAACAACTCTGCTGCTGCTTTTGAGAGCGATAATGGTCCAAATCTTCAGAGTGATGCTCAATTAAGCAGTCCAAACACGGAAACATGCAATCCTTCACCGCATGAGGAGTTCTCAGGGTTTCCAAGTCCTAATGATGTTAAACAGTCAG GCTGCCAGACATTGGACAGATTGGAAAACAACTCCCGCACAGTCAAGGGTGCACAGATAATTGGTCAAGATAATGAAGCATTGGCACATGTTTTGCTACCTCTTAAAAGATGGTCTGGAGGATCTAAAAATTCTTGCAG GGATCAAGATGCTATTAGTTCCAATCAGTCGCTCAGAGTTCTTTCAAACCTAGTTGCAGCTGGTGCTATCCATTCTAATGGGCTATCTGATGATATAATTCGTGAACTTCTTGTTTTCACTGGCATTGCTGTTAGCTTGAAATCCTCTGAATATAATGACTTAATGGCAAAG AGTTTCTCGATCATCAAAATGCTACTAGATAACTATGGGACTGGCATTGCAAGTTCATATTTCAGGCACTGGGTTGCATTATCTGAGATTTTTTCACAG GTAGCTGGCTGCAGTGAAGATTCATGTGGAAGAGTTCTCTATGAATCTAGTGCTTGCATCACTGTCATGTTATTAAGAGTTGCTCAGGGACTCAAGGCATCTCATTCAACTTCAGTTCCTGAGGTGGTTTCTGCTCTTGACGAAACGCTGAAAAGAATATTGGATCATGCTAAAACGTCTGGCTTGGTGGATCATTTGTGTCTCTGCTTATTGAATTCAGGCTCAAGTCTCATTTCGGGTTCTTCAAATATGTTGCGTGCTGCTTGCGAAGCATGTAGGGCTATTTGGTCACTTATAGATGCACTGGAAACCCTTGCAACGAAAGAGAAACCCCTTTTATTTCCACTACATGCTTTGCGAAGTCATTCTTTAGTTCGACTTGACACTAGGGAGCATGATGGAAGCCCTTTGCTTGGCACAGAATCCGCAAAAATTGTTGATGTAGTGACAAGAGCATTTGTTACATCAAAAGCAGTGCAGGTTGCTATTTACTATTGCCTTCATCAACGTCTCGAGGCTTCATTGTCTGCTGGCATTCAG CTCTTGGCAAGGTGCTGCCTGTATAGTGGACTTGTTCCAGGTGTTCTATGTGGACTTCCCACTTCCCTACCTGCAACTAGTGTTGTAAGTGGTGGAGGGGATGGCACTATTGTCTCGGAGATATTCTCTATATTGTCTTTCTGCATTTCATCTTTAAATAAAGATCTGCAAACAGGTGAAACAATCAACTTGAAGTGTAAATTAACCAATCCTGCTGCCCTGGTTCTTCATTCATGCCTCATCCTGGCAACTGTTGCGCAATGTTTGAAGTCAACTGGAAGGAATTCTGCACTATTTATGCTTACAACCTCTCCAAAGAAGCAGCTTTCTCGATTTTCAGTGCTTGcacatcatttttcttctgAGGATAGAGTGAACACTTCCTTTAAACCTCATAGTGCATCAGCTATGCTGGCTCTTGCATCCATTCTATCCCTTGAAGCTGGAGCGTCTGTTGAATCTTCAGTCTCTGAAATAGCTGTGCCTTTGATTCCTCGAACTACCACACTTTGTGATCATCTCAAGATTTCATCTGCTAATGAAACTGAAGTCGATTCCAGTCACCCAAATGGTGCTCTCTCTTATTGGCATGGCCTTAGAGATGGGTGTGTTGGTTTGTTGGAGTCTCGACTCAAGTGGGGTGGACCGTTAGCCGTCCAGCAGTTGTGTGCAAGTGGTATCCCTTTGCTTCTTGTTGATTTGTTAGCCAACAACCATTCCAATGCTACTCAAGGAATTGACAGCATAAAAGATCGAGTTGGGTTATCCCCTATTGGGGTTGTATGGATAGTTTCATCAATATGTCACTGCATTTCAGGCGGAGCTTTAACTTTTCGTCAGATCTTGGTTAGAAGTGAACACATCAAGCTTATCTCTGACTTAATATCTGATGTGCATCTCAAGCTTGTAAAGTGCTGGGGTGGGCCTGGCGGAGGGAAGGATGGACTCAGAGATATTATAAATGCAGTAGTAGATCTATTGGCATTTCCTTTTGTTGCTGTACAGAATGGTCCTGGCTTGCCATCTGCCACTGCTTCTGTAAACAGTGGGTTCCTTCTCAACATGGGTTCACCAGGAGGGAAAATATGCATGGAAGACAAGGACATGGTGAAAGCAattgaggaagacttagcaaaGTACATTAAAATCCTTCTGGAG GTTGGAGTACCTATTCTTATTCTTCGGTGCTTGGAACATGTGGAGTCTAAAGATTTGGGAAAGCCCGTTGCCTTTCTCGCAAAAATGATTGGCCATCGACCTCTAGCAGTTCAACTTGTGGGTAATGGCTTGTTGGATCCAAATAGGATGAGAATGCTGCTTGATAGGTCATGCCCGAGAGAAGTAACGCTCGATGTTTTGATGATAATTTCTGATCTAGCTCGCATGGATAAG GGATTCTATGAATTCATCAACCGGGCTTCTGTGTTGGAGTCATTGAAGgattttcttacacatgaagaTCCCAATGTACGTGCAAAGGCGTGCAGTGCTCTAGGCAACATGTGTCGGCATAGTTCCTACTTCTATAATTCACTA GCAAGGCACCAAATTATTCGTCTCCTCATTGATCGGTGTGATGATCCAGACAAACGGACTCGAAAATTTGCATGCTTCGCT ATTGGAAATGCTGCCTACCATAATGATACGCTTTATGAAGAACTTAAGAGATCCATTCCTCAGCTGGCAAACTTGCTGCTTGCAGCAGAGGAAGACAAGACAAAAGCAAATGCTGCAGGTGCACTAAGCAATCTTGTACGCAACTCCAACAGGCTTTGTGAGGATGTTATCTCTAAAGGAGCCATGCAG GCCTTATTAAAGTTAGTAGCCGACTGTTCTGTAGTAGCCCTGAACCCAAGTAGAAAAGATGCCGTTAACGAGTCACCATTAAAAATAGCTCTTTTTTCATTGGCCAAGATGTGTTCACACCATCCATGCAGGCAGTTCCTGTGTTCATCAGAGTTGTTTCCAGTGATTGGGAAGCTTCGACAATCCCCAGAATCAACAATTGCCCAGTATGCTTCTGTCATTATCAGCAAAGTCTCTGATGCTTGA
- the LOC121257354 gene encoding uncharacterized protein LOC121257354 isoform X2, protein MGKKSLPDPHQKSRPYWGFVEMVTTNMDDVKNALKEEEYDTSTRGHRQKPPARAAGEGIYRILRHKSGKKTHTHLVYKLELPPQDEKNEPQESLNIEREGSFLIQIKNPDQHGASQFRGLPNKRKAVFPAHLQARFGQLRYCPADPPDFLNYEGCEFLLISASDDIEEELGLELKTEGECCDASCSDLVKTFGDTASIRPLLKGIWD, encoded by the exons ATGGGCAAGAAAAGCCTTCCGGATCCGCACCAGAAAAGCCGACCTTACTGGGGTTTTGTGGAGATGGTTACTACAAACATGGATGACGTGAAGAATGCTCTTAAAGAAG AGGAATATGATACTTCGACCAGAGGTCACCGCCAAAAACCTCCTGCAAGAGCGGCCGGGGAAGGAATCTATCGCATTTTGAGGCACAAGTCAGGCAAGAAAACCCACACCCATTTAGTCTATAAGCTTGAACTCCCACCCCAGGACGAGAAGAATGAGCCCCAGGAGTCCCTTAACATCGAACGTGAAGGCTCATTTCTGATACAGATAAAGAACCCAGATCAGCACGGCGCTTCCCAATTCAGAGGGCTACCGAACAAACGCAAGGCCGTGTTTCCCGCTCACCTGCAAGCGCGGTTTGGCCAACTTCGGTACTGCCCTGCTGATCCGCCCGACTTCTTGAACTACGAAGGATGCGAGTTCTTGCTCATATCGGCTTCGGATGACATAGAAGAGGAGTTGGGTTTGGAGCTGAAGACAGAAGGGGAATGTTGTGATGCATCTTGTTCTGATTTGGTCAAGACTTTTGGAGACACTGCTTCCATTCGTCCCCTTCTGAAAGGCATCTGGGATTGA
- the LOC121257354 gene encoding uncharacterized protein LOC121257354 isoform X1, producing the protein MGQGQEVKTRSEPQVEIQERGEIFFFYRPKVDKEEAHSVDDVQRLYIVLRPESGERPVEEKQDEDSGKEGAKKGSKSGGSGPGPGTSESGHGSQEVNIEKQTLFRFIVMGKKSLPDPHQKSRPYWGFVEMVTTNMDDVKNALKEEEYDTSTRGHRQKPPARAAGEGIYRILRHKSGKKTHTHLVYKLELPPQDEKNEPQESLNIEREGSFLIQIKNPDQHGASQFRGLPNKRKAVFPAHLQARFGQLRYCPADPPDFLNYEGCEFLLISASDDIEEELGLELKTEGECCDASCSDLVKTFGDTASIRPLLKGIWD; encoded by the exons ATGGGACAAGGTCAAGAGGTCAAGACCAGGAGTGAACCCCAAGTTGAGATTCAG GAAAGGGGGGAGATATTTTTCTTCTACAGGCCAAAAGTTGACAAGGAAGAAGCTCACAGCGTAGACGACGTGCAACGTCTGTACATAGTGTTGCGGCCAGAGTCCGGCGAGAGGCCTGTGGAAGAGAAGCAAGACGAAGATTCAGGGAAGGAAGGTGCCAAGAAGGGATCCAAATCCGGCGGCAGTGGCCCTGGCCCTGGCACGAGTGAAAGTGGACATGGTAGTCAG GAAGTGAACATTGAGAAGCAAACTTTGTTTCGATTCATCGTCATGGGCAAGAAAAGCCTTCCGGATCCGCACCAGAAAAGCCGACCTTACTGGGGTTTTGTGGAGATGGTTACTACAAACATGGATGACGTGAAGAATGCTCTTAAAGAAG AGGAATATGATACTTCGACCAGAGGTCACCGCCAAAAACCTCCTGCAAGAGCGGCCGGGGAAGGAATCTATCGCATTTTGAGGCACAAGTCAGGCAAGAAAACCCACACCCATTTAGTCTATAAGCTTGAACTCCCACCCCAGGACGAGAAGAATGAGCCCCAGGAGTCCCTTAACATCGAACGTGAAGGCTCATTTCTGATACAGATAAAGAACCCAGATCAGCACGGCGCTTCCCAATTCAGAGGGCTACCGAACAAACGCAAGGCCGTGTTTCCCGCTCACCTGCAAGCGCGGTTTGGCCAACTTCGGTACTGCCCTGCTGATCCGCCCGACTTCTTGAACTACGAAGGATGCGAGTTCTTGCTCATATCGGCTTCGGATGACATAGAAGAGGAGTTGGGTTTGGAGCTGAAGACAGAAGGGGAATGTTGTGATGCATCTTGTTCTGATTTGGTCAAGACTTTTGGAGACACTGCTTCCATTCGTCCCCTTCTGAAAGGCATCTGGGATTGA